One region of Mycolicibacterium insubricum genomic DNA includes:
- a CDS encoding lysophospholipid acyltransferase family protein, producing the protein MEPVYGTIIQLARLTWKVQGLKFTVTGVENLPETGGAVVAINHTSYFDFTFAGLPAYLQHKGRKVRFMAKQEVFDHKITGPLMRGCKHIPVDRASGSDSFVEACRRLADGEFVGVYPEATISRSFELKEFKSGAARMAIEANVPIIPHIVWGAQRIWTKDHPKKMWRPKVPITVAVGEPIQPNLPSQELTTLLHSRMQHLLEQVQDAYGPYPPGEFWVPKRLGGGAPSMAEAARLDAEELERRAAAKAARRDAQPDAE; encoded by the coding sequence GTGGAACCCGTATACGGCACGATCATCCAGCTGGCCCGCCTGACCTGGAAGGTCCAGGGCCTGAAGTTCACCGTGACCGGCGTGGAGAACCTTCCGGAGACCGGCGGCGCGGTCGTCGCGATCAACCACACCAGCTACTTCGACTTCACCTTCGCCGGACTGCCGGCGTACCTGCAGCACAAGGGCCGCAAGGTCCGGTTCATGGCCAAGCAGGAGGTGTTCGACCACAAGATCACCGGGCCGCTGATGCGCGGCTGCAAGCACATCCCGGTCGACCGGGCCTCCGGCAGCGATTCCTTCGTCGAGGCGTGCCGGCGGCTGGCGGACGGCGAGTTCGTCGGCGTCTACCCCGAGGCCACCATCAGCCGCAGCTTCGAACTCAAGGAGTTCAAGTCCGGGGCGGCCCGGATGGCGATCGAGGCGAACGTGCCGATCATCCCGCACATTGTGTGGGGAGCCCAGCGGATCTGGACCAAGGACCACCCGAAGAAGATGTGGCGGCCCAAGGTGCCGATCACGGTGGCCGTCGGCGAGCCGATCCAGCCGAACCTGCCCTCGCAGGAGTTGACCACGCTGCTGCACTCCCGGATGCAGCATCTGTTGGAGCAGGTGCAGGACGCCTACGGGCCCTATCCCCCGGGAGAGTTCTGGGTGCCCAAGCGCCTGGGCGGCGGGGCGCCCTCGATGGCGGAGGCTGCCCGGTTGGATGCCGAGGAACTCGAACGACGAGCCGCGGCCAAGGCTGCGCGCCGGGACGCGCAGCCCGACGCCGAGTAG
- a CDS encoding DUF3298 domain-containing protein has protein sequence MRALHTRLSAALLTALTIAAPYRAAADPAPDPSVALCSGVGGTWDAGSGTCALLGRNTKKVTVDTKAQYPADLIADPTSGPPLREFITTFFKNFGHPREDQVQNGDAQLTYAAFRHGTNTRSVLFTNDWYLGGAHPNDDITTFTFDLDAKKPLALADLFCAADPKAVLDPLVKKHVWSTFDTTGTQSYPDYTRYTDDYRAWVLDGDDLVIRMPAGRTGPMHAGMFVAQIPLSELRPQLRDGGCAA, from the coding sequence GTGCGTGCACTCCACACACGGCTCTCGGCGGCGCTGCTGACGGCGCTGACGATCGCAGCGCCCTACCGCGCCGCCGCCGATCCGGCGCCCGATCCCTCCGTCGCCCTGTGCAGCGGGGTCGGCGGCACCTGGGACGCGGGCTCGGGCACCTGCGCGCTACTCGGCCGCAACACCAAGAAGGTCACCGTCGACACCAAAGCCCAGTACCCCGCCGACCTGATCGCCGATCCGACCTCGGGACCACCGTTGCGTGAGTTCATCACGACGTTCTTCAAGAACTTCGGTCACCCCCGCGAGGACCAAGTGCAGAATGGCGACGCGCAGTTGACCTATGCAGCCTTCCGGCACGGCACGAACACCCGCTCGGTGCTGTTCACCAACGACTGGTATCTCGGCGGCGCCCACCCGAACGACGACATCACAACCTTCACCTTCGACCTCGACGCCAAAAAGCCGCTGGCGCTGGCCGACCTGTTCTGCGCAGCGGACCCCAAGGCGGTGCTGGACCCGCTGGTCAAGAAGCACGTGTGGTCGACCTTCGACACCACCGGGACGCAGTCGTATCCGGACTACACCCGGTACACCGACGACTACCGCGCCTGGGTGCTCGACGGCGACGACCTGGTGATCCGGATGCCCGCCGGGCGCACCGGGCCGATGCACGCCGGCATGTTCGTGGCTCAGATCCCGCTCTCGGAATTGCGGCCCCAGCTGCGCGACGGCGGCTGCGCCGCCTGA
- a CDS encoding Rieske 2Fe-2S domain-containing protein, with amino-acid sequence MQVTSVGHAGFLIETTAGSILCDPWVNPAYFASWFVFPDNSHLDWDALGACDYLYVSHLHKDHYDPANLAAHVNKNAVVLLPDYPVPDLRRELESLGFHNFFETTDSVKHTVSGPKGDLDVMIVALRSPADGPIGDSGLVVSDGQTVLFNMNDARPIELDMVAAEFGHVDVHALQYSGAIWYPMVYDMPARAKEAFGVQKRQRQMDRCRQYITQVGATWVIPSAGPPCFLDPELRFLNDDHGDPANIFPDQVVFLDQMRANGHDGGLLMIPGSVADFTGSQLISLTHPLPDDEVEAIFTTGKADYIEDYAQRMAPVLAAEKASWAPAEGDSLLEPLRERFEPIMEQSDQICDGIGYPVELRLGAETVVLDFPKRTVREPISDEKFRYGFEIAPALVRTVLRDDEPDWVNTIFLSTRFKAWRVGGYNEYLYTFFKCLTDERIAYADGWFAEAHDDSASITKDGWEIQRRCPHLLADLSKFGVIEGSTLTCNLHGWQWNLENGRCLTSKGHELRSQKL; translated from the coding sequence GTGCAGGTCACCAGTGTCGGTCACGCCGGCTTTCTGATCGAGACCACCGCGGGCAGCATTCTGTGCGACCCGTGGGTCAACCCGGCCTATTTCGCCTCCTGGTTCGTCTTCCCGGACAACTCGCACCTGGACTGGGACGCCCTGGGCGCCTGCGACTACCTGTACGTCTCGCATCTGCACAAGGACCACTACGACCCGGCGAACCTGGCCGCGCACGTCAACAAGAACGCCGTCGTGCTGCTGCCGGACTACCCGGTGCCGGACCTGCGCCGCGAGCTGGAGTCCCTGGGGTTCCACAACTTCTTCGAGACCACCGACTCGGTCAAGCACACCGTCAGCGGCCCCAAGGGCGATCTCGACGTGATGATCGTCGCGTTGCGTTCCCCCGCCGACGGCCCGATCGGCGACTCCGGCCTGGTGGTGTCCGACGGCCAGACGGTGCTGTTCAACATGAACGACGCCCGGCCGATCGAGCTGGACATGGTGGCCGCCGAATTCGGCCATGTCGACGTGCACGCGCTGCAGTACTCCGGGGCGATCTGGTACCCGATGGTCTACGACATGCCCGCGCGCGCCAAGGAGGCGTTCGGCGTGCAGAAGCGTCAGCGCCAGATGGATCGCTGCCGCCAGTACATCACGCAGGTCGGTGCGACGTGGGTGATCCCGTCGGCCGGTCCGCCGTGCTTCCTGGACCCGGAGCTGCGGTTCCTCAACGACGACCACGGCGACCCGGCCAACATCTTCCCCGACCAGGTGGTGTTCCTGGACCAGATGCGGGCCAACGGGCACGACGGCGGGCTGTTGATGATTCCCGGGTCGGTCGCGGATTTCACCGGCTCCCAGCTGATTTCGCTGACCCACCCGCTGCCCGACGACGAGGTGGAGGCGATCTTCACGACCGGCAAGGCCGACTACATCGAGGACTACGCGCAGCGTATGGCACCGGTACTGGCCGCCGAGAAGGCCAGTTGGGCTCCCGCCGAGGGTGATTCGCTGCTGGAGCCGCTGCGCGAGCGGTTCGAGCCGATCATGGAACAGTCCGACCAGATCTGCGACGGCATCGGCTACCCGGTGGAGCTGCGTCTCGGCGCCGAGACCGTCGTCCTGGACTTTCCGAAACGGACTGTCCGCGAACCGATCTCCGACGAGAAGTTCCGCTACGGCTTCGAGATCGCGCCGGCACTGGTGCGTACCGTGCTGCGCGACGACGAGCCGGACTGGGTCAACACCATCTTCCTGTCCACCCGGTTCAAGGCGTGGCGGGTCGGCGGCTACAACGAGTACCTGTACACCTTCTTCAAGTGTCTGACCGATGAGCGGATCGCCTACGCCGACGGCTGGTTCGCCGAAGCGCACGACGACTCCGCGTCGATCACCAAGGACGGCTGGGAGATTCAGCGCCGCTGCCCGCACCTGCTGGCCGACTTGTCCAAGTTCGGGGTCATCGAGGGCAGCACGCTGACCTGCAATCTGCACGGCTGGCAGTGGAATCTGGAGAACGGTCGCTGCCTGACCTCCAAGGGCCACGAGCTGAGGTCGCAGAAGCTGTGA
- a CDS encoding DUF5718 family protein — protein sequence MIELDFDELRTWAGFGVAGNFAGHLEQAGEAVDFVNVASEGTAPKGIFPWYIPDNPGYLGEFPLSSSSLRTPEPNADGSPLNLQIEPEVGLACRVNWDGDVVANLEPFALGAFNDCSIRRPGAPKISVKKNWGPGSKGVAPRFFEISDLSPDGPTSSLRLECFLVRDDGQRRAYGVNSALQGYSFFGDRLLDWIVDRLANQKGSPNTPLEDVGALLVAAGRPQNVLIGIGATRYTELGESTYLQPGDTAIVRVYDQDEPAASTLEQNVV from the coding sequence GTGATCGAGCTGGATTTCGACGAGCTGCGAACCTGGGCCGGGTTCGGTGTGGCCGGCAACTTCGCCGGGCACCTGGAGCAGGCCGGCGAGGCCGTCGACTTCGTCAACGTCGCCTCCGAGGGCACCGCCCCCAAGGGCATCTTCCCCTGGTACATCCCGGACAACCCGGGCTACCTCGGCGAATTCCCGCTGTCCTCGTCGAGCCTGCGGACCCCGGAACCCAACGCCGACGGCAGTCCGCTGAATTTGCAGATCGAACCCGAGGTGGGCCTGGCCTGCCGGGTGAACTGGGACGGCGACGTCGTCGCGAACCTGGAGCCGTTCGCGCTCGGTGCGTTCAACGACTGCTCGATCCGCCGGCCCGGCGCGCCGAAGATCAGCGTCAAGAAGAACTGGGGCCCCGGCTCCAAGGGCGTGGCGCCCCGGTTCTTCGAGATCTCCGACCTGTCCCCGGACGGGCCGACGTCGTCGCTGCGGCTGGAGTGCTTCCTGGTCCGCGACGACGGGCAGCGCCGCGCCTACGGAGTGAACAGTGCGCTGCAGGGCTACTCGTTCTTCGGGGATCGGCTGCTGGACTGGATCGTCGACCGGCTGGCCAATCAGAAGGGTTCGCCGAACACCCCGCTGGAGGACGTCGGCGCGCTGCTGGTCGCCGCGGGGCGCCCACAGAACGTGCTGATCGGCATCGGCGCCACCCGCTACACCGAGCTGGGGGAATCGACCTACCTTCAGCCGGGTGACACCGCGATCGTGCGGGTCTACGACCAGGACGAGCCGGCGGCGTCCACACTGGAGCAGAACGTCGTCTGA
- a CDS encoding phytoene desaturase family protein, whose amino-acid sequence MADYDAIVIGAGHNGLAAALILQRAGMRTLCLEAGLYAGGMASTVELFDGYRFEIAGSVQFPTSAAVSAELGLDGLDSIDLEVMSVALRGVGDQPLIQYTDPMKLLTHLAEVHGVEALNGMAGLLAWSQAPTRALGRFEAGRPPKTLDEMYACATNEFERSAIDDMLFGSVTDVLDRYLPDPEKHAALRGSFTVLAVNTLYRGPATPGSAAALAYGLGIPDENTVLMKKLRGGIGTLTGHLRDTFTGLGGELRLRSKVGEILVADGRVTGVRTEAGDTVDAPVVVSAVAPDLTVTELIDPGALSEDVRARFARTDHRGSYLQMHFALDEAPRFAAPYEALNEPAMAASVGIFCTPEEVQQQWEDARRGVVPADPTVVLQIPSLHDPDLAPHGKHAASAFALWFPIEGDGNYGEMKVEMGQRVIDKITRLAPNFEGAITRHTTFTPRHMGTMFGAPGGDYCHGLLNPDQIGPNRPGPRGFIGQPLGVDGLYLGSAGCHGGPGITFIPGYNAAHQVLSDR is encoded by the coding sequence ATGGCCGACTACGACGCGATCGTCATAGGTGCCGGGCACAACGGGCTGGCCGCGGCCCTGATTCTGCAGCGCGCCGGAATGCGCACGCTGTGTTTGGAGGCTGGGCTCTACGCCGGCGGAATGGCTTCCACCGTCGAGCTTTTCGACGGGTACCGCTTCGAGATCGCCGGCTCGGTGCAGTTCCCGACGTCGGCCGCGGTCAGTGCGGAACTGGGTCTGGACGGCCTGGACAGCATCGACCTCGAGGTGATGTCGGTGGCGCTGCGTGGGGTCGGCGACCAGCCGCTGATCCAGTACACCGATCCGATGAAGCTGCTGACCCACCTGGCCGAGGTGCACGGGGTCGAGGCGCTCAACGGCATGGCCGGGCTGCTGGCCTGGAGTCAGGCGCCCACCCGGGCGCTCGGGCGATTCGAGGCCGGCCGCCCGCCGAAGACACTCGACGAGATGTATGCCTGCGCCACCAACGAATTCGAGCGCTCGGCGATCGACGACATGCTGTTCGGGTCGGTCACCGACGTGTTGGACCGCTACCTGCCGGACCCGGAGAAGCACGCCGCACTCCGCGGTTCGTTCACCGTGCTGGCCGTCAACACGCTCTACCGCGGCCCAGCGACGCCCGGCAGCGCCGCGGCCCTGGCCTACGGACTGGGCATCCCCGACGAGAACACCGTGCTGATGAAGAAGCTGCGCGGCGGGATCGGCACGCTCACCGGGCACCTGCGCGACACCTTCACCGGCCTGGGCGGCGAGCTGCGGCTGCGCAGCAAGGTCGGTGAGATTCTCGTCGCCGACGGGCGGGTGACCGGCGTGCGCACCGAAGCCGGCGACACGGTCGACGCGCCGGTCGTGGTGTCCGCCGTCGCCCCGGACCTCACCGTCACCGAGCTGATCGACCCGGGCGCGCTGTCCGAGGACGTCCGGGCACGCTTCGCGCGCACCGATCACCGCGGCAGCTATCTGCAGATGCACTTCGCGCTGGACGAGGCCCCGCGCTTCGCCGCGCCGTACGAGGCGCTCAACGAACCCGCCATGGCTGCCTCGGTGGGGATCTTCTGCACCCCCGAGGAGGTGCAGCAGCAGTGGGAGGACGCCCGCCGCGGCGTCGTGCCGGCCGACCCGACCGTGGTGCTGCAGATCCCGTCGCTGCATGACCCCGACCTGGCTCCGCACGGCAAGCACGCCGCCTCGGCGTTCGCCCTGTGGTTCCCGATCGAGGGCGATGGGAACTACGGCGAGATGAAGGTGGAAATGGGACAGCGGGTAATCGACAAGATCACCCGGCTGGCACCGAACTTCGAGGGCGCCATCACGCGGCACACCACCTTCACCCCGCGCCATATGGGCACCATGTTCGGGGCTCCCGGCGGCGACTACTGCCACGGCCTGCTCAACCCGGACCAGATCGGCCCCAACCGGCCCGGACCGCGGGGCTTCATCGGACAACCCCTCGGCGTCGACGGGCTGTACCTGGGCAGTGCGGGCTGCCACGGCGGGCCCGGGATCACCTTCATCCCCGGCTACAACGCCGCCCATCAGGTGCTGTCCGACCGCTGA
- a CDS encoding TetR/AcrR family transcriptional regulator, which translates to MPRAPQTARSERTREALRQAALVRFLAQGVEDTSAEQIAADAGVSLRTFYRHFTSKHDLLFADYDAGLQWFRSALADRPAGEPIIESVQAAIFAFPYDVEAVTRIAALRAEELDPDRIVRHIRQVQADFADAVAERLRATTAGDQLRVAVTARCIAAAVFAAMEVWMLGADRSLADLARMCRTALDSLSDI; encoded by the coding sequence ATGCCCAGAGCGCCGCAGACCGCGCGCAGCGAACGCACCCGCGAAGCGTTGCGGCAGGCTGCGCTGGTCCGGTTCCTGGCCCAGGGCGTGGAGGACACCTCCGCCGAGCAGATCGCCGCCGATGCCGGTGTCTCGCTGCGGACCTTCTACCGGCACTTCACCTCCAAGCACGACCTGCTGTTCGCCGACTACGACGCGGGGCTGCAATGGTTCCGCAGCGCGCTGGCCGACCGGCCGGCCGGCGAGCCGATCATCGAATCCGTCCAGGCGGCGATCTTCGCGTTCCCCTACGACGTCGAAGCGGTGACCCGCATCGCCGCGCTGCGCGCCGAAGAGCTCGACCCGGACCGCATCGTGCGCCACATCCGGCAGGTGCAGGCCGATTTCGCCGATGCGGTGGCCGAACGGTTGCGCGCCACCACCGCCGGTGACCAATTGCGGGTGGCGGTGACGGCGCGCTGCATCGCGGCGGCGGTCTTCGCCGCGATGGAGGTTTGGATGCTCGGAGCGGACCGCTCGCTGGCCGACCTGGCCAGGATGTGCCGTACCGCCCTGGACTCGCTGAGCGATATCTAG
- a CDS encoding DUF2834 domain-containing protein — protein MISLVVHAVLGTAVVAWIVTSNRAVFAKPAQGPMFSPMEAVYYVIGIASILLGWYFNIRFVNEYAHPGHHNPIWGPGSWTQYVQLMFTNPAAGSASQDYTIINVILLPLFTIVDGYRRGLRRPWLFFVSSLFTSCAFAYAFYFATMERQRRHALAAAPQPSS, from the coding sequence ATGATCTCCCTCGTCGTACACGCCGTGCTGGGCACCGCCGTCGTCGCTTGGATCGTCACGTCCAATCGCGCGGTTTTCGCGAAACCTGCTCAGGGTCCGATGTTTTCGCCGATGGAGGCCGTGTACTACGTGATCGGCATCGCCTCGATCCTGCTCGGCTGGTACTTCAACATCCGCTTCGTCAACGAGTACGCGCACCCCGGTCATCACAACCCGATCTGGGGACCGGGCAGCTGGACGCAGTACGTGCAGCTGATGTTCACCAACCCGGCGGCCGGCTCGGCCAGCCAGGACTACACGATCATCAACGTCATCCTGCTGCCGCTGTTCACCATCGTCGACGGCTACCGACGCGGGTTGCGGCGCCCGTGGCTGTTCTTCGTGTCCAGCCTGTTCACCAGCTGCGCGTTCGCCTACGCGTTCTACTTCGCGACCATGGAACGCCAGCGCCGCCATGCGCTGGCGGCCGCACCGCAGCCGTCGTCATAG
- the serS gene encoding serine--tRNA ligase, with amino-acid sequence MIDLKLLRDDPDRVRRSQISRGEDPELVDALLAADATRRAAIATADALRAEQKNVSNAVKTATSDERPAVLARAKELSAQVKAAESERDDAEAAMHAAHLAIGNVIVDGVPAGGEDDFVVLDTVGTPPELAGPKDHLELGETLGLIDMGRGAKVSGSRFYFLTGRGALLQLGLLQLAVREATSAGFTLMIPPVLVKPEVMGGTGFLGAHADEIYHLDDDDLYLVGTSEVPLAGYHSDEILDLSDGPRRYAGWSSCFRREAGSYGKDTRGIIRVHQFDKVEAFLYCRPEDAEAEHQRLLELQRTMLAHIEVPYRVIDVAAGDLGSSAARKYDCEAWVPSQGAYRELTSTSNCTTFQARRLATRYRDENGKPQIAATLNGTLATTRWLVAILENHQRPDGSVRVPSALVPYVGTDVLAPTA; translated from the coding sequence GTGATCGACCTCAAACTCCTCCGTGACGACCCGGACCGTGTTCGGCGCTCTCAGATCAGCCGCGGCGAGGACCCGGAACTGGTCGACGCTCTGCTGGCCGCCGACGCCACCCGCCGCGCCGCGATCGCCACCGCCGACGCCCTGCGCGCCGAGCAGAAGAACGTGAGCAACGCCGTCAAGACCGCGACGTCCGACGAGCGGCCCGCCGTGCTGGCCCGCGCCAAGGAGCTGTCGGCGCAGGTCAAGGCCGCCGAGTCCGAGCGCGACGACGCCGAGGCGGCCATGCACGCCGCGCACCTGGCGATCGGCAATGTCATCGTCGACGGCGTCCCGGCCGGTGGGGAGGACGACTTCGTCGTGCTCGACACCGTCGGGACACCGCCGGAGCTGGCCGGTCCCAAAGACCACCTCGAACTCGGCGAGACGCTGGGCCTGATCGACATGGGCCGCGGCGCGAAGGTGTCCGGGTCACGGTTTTACTTCCTGACCGGCCGGGGCGCGCTGCTGCAGCTGGGTCTGCTGCAGCTGGCCGTACGGGAGGCCACATCGGCCGGGTTCACCCTGATGATCCCGCCGGTGCTGGTCAAACCCGAGGTGATGGGCGGCACCGGCTTCCTCGGTGCACACGCCGACGAGATCTACCACCTGGACGACGACGACCTGTACCTGGTCGGGACCTCCGAGGTGCCGCTGGCCGGGTATCACTCCGACGAGATCCTGGACCTGTCCGACGGGCCGCGCCGCTACGCGGGCTGGTCGTCGTGCTTCCGGCGGGAGGCGGGCAGCTACGGCAAGGACACCCGCGGCATCATCCGGGTGCACCAGTTCGACAAGGTCGAGGCGTTCCTCTACTGCCGGCCCGAGGACGCCGAGGCCGAGCATCAGCGCCTGCTGGAGCTGCAGCGCACGATGCTGGCCCACATCGAGGTGCCCTACCGGGTGATCGACGTCGCCGCCGGCGACCTGGGATCCTCGGCCGCCCGCAAGTACGACTGCGAGGCGTGGGTGCCGAGCCAGGGTGCCTACCGAGAGCTGACGTCGACGTCGAATTGCACGACGTTCCAGGCGCGGCGGCTGGCCACCCGCTACCGCGACGAGAACGGCAAGCCGCAGATCGCCGCGACGCTGAACGGGACGCTGGCCACCACCCGCTGGCTGGTGGCCATCCTGGAGAACCATCAGCGCCCCGACGGCAGCGTGCGGGTCCCTTCCGCGCTGGTGCCCTACGTCGGGACGGATGTGCTGGCGCCGACGGCCTGA